A genomic region of Alicyclobacillus sp. SO9 contains the following coding sequences:
- a CDS encoding replication protein: MPKGDYQRLKADIEDGIVPIAHLLLEALSMAKLNGVAKGLVLFVWRRTYGWTRDAKVKYKEDRITLAEFAKAVNSERTYVSKQMKLLVKASVLYETPDPSNGRYKKYGMNTDIGAWDTAVIDIEALAAAVVDKLYVHSSKVVQKDNRCVNTQPCANEQPLSDSTTQPLRDRTTLTLEESRHAGENGVSKNSTKKYSTAATSTIPPISPMAEQEREIENVLRQHMGDHNYKLIGDDYRAFKEMLADGITMDIIKTAVQQGFERYEPRHKYDKISRFTYFRGVVYDLWDTLTAEKQVAATGSEKQRSRAGPGRRSRDKPPEKDDRYGNFYKLFPDG; encoded by the coding sequence GTGCCAAAGGGTGATTACCAACGGCTGAAAGCAGACATAGAGGACGGTATCGTTCCGATTGCGCACCTGCTTCTCGAGGCGCTCAGCATGGCGAAATTGAACGGAGTCGCCAAAGGTCTTGTTTTGTTCGTCTGGAGGCGCACCTATGGATGGACGCGGGACGCGAAAGTGAAGTACAAAGAGGACCGTATTACACTTGCCGAGTTTGCTAAGGCTGTCAACTCAGAACGCACATATGTTTCAAAGCAAATGAAGCTTCTCGTGAAGGCAAGTGTTCTATACGAGACTCCAGACCCGTCCAACGGTCGCTACAAGAAGTATGGCATGAACACCGATATCGGAGCTTGGGACACGGCTGTCATCGATATAGAGGCGTTAGCAGCTGCCGTCGTGGACAAGCTCTATGTCCACTCATCTAAGGTTGTGCAAAAGGACAACCGTTGCGTGAATACACAACCTTGTGCAAATGAACAACCGTTGTCTGATAGCACAACGCAACCGTTGCGTGATCGCACAACCTTAACACTCGAAGAATCGCGCCACGCTGGGGAAAACGGCGTCTCTAAAAATAGTACTAAAAAATATAGTACTGCCGCTACTTCTACTATACCCCCTATATCCCCCATGGCTGAACAAGAACGAGAAATAGAAAACGTGCTTCGGCAGCACATGGGAGATCATAATTACAAGTTGATCGGCGACGACTACAGGGCATTCAAAGAAATGCTTGCAGATGGCATCACGATGGACATCATCAAGACCGCTGTTCAGCAGGGGTTCGAGCGGTATGAACCGAGGCATAAATACGACAAGATTAGCCGATTTACTTACTTTCGCGGTGTGGTGTACGACCTTTGGGATACCTTGACGGCTGAGAAACAGGTCGCTGCTACAGGTTCTGAGAAGCAGCGTTCCCGGGCCGGTCCTGGCAGGCGAAGCCGTGACAAGCCTCCAGAGAAAGATGACCGTTACGGCAACTTTTACAAACTCTTCCCGGATGGGTGA